Proteins encoded within one genomic window of Mycolicibacterium monacense:
- a CDS encoding LCP family protein codes for MSDGDSPGAGATPDPRRPDEPRSDWDNQWLTRSGRRSAGAAPWERSEPLKRRQSEPEADETEEPEESGPDESGGSHTAGVVTVADLIAKLNGDGSAPAELTPKRRRAEPEPEPPAPETEIIEAIREPVREPADPDRQDTEIIPAATSAYAADLPVLAEDPGDRVPPYRVGDGGTVVAEDEPHRRRRIILAGRAAAALLAVLALVLTGGAWQWQTSKNGLMNRVSALDQESRDIVDPNAQFGDENFLIVGVDSRIGENSGMGAGTTDDAAGARSDTVMLVNIPANRKRVVAVSFPRDLSIDPMECEPWNPETGAYGPITDPESPMYGRETVYTEYKLNSAYAVGGPKCLVKVVQKLSGLSVNRFMAVDFAGFSKMVDALGGVEVCSTEPLEDYELGTVLPTAGRQMVDGHTALNYVRARQVTTEINGDYGRIKRQQRFLSSLLRSLISKEVFFSLSKLNNVVNMFIDDSYVDNIDTRDLVTLGQSIQGVTAGRISFVTVPTTGYADEYGNETPRTDDMRALFTAIINDDPLPGEKNPDNTPVPGTPESTTADPEVAATESGGAELVNAVTTEPQDVTVQVSNSTGQTGLGATTAEELQQYGFNVTTPDDYPSALTETTVFFSPGNEQAAATVASSFANPTIERVSGMGDIVQVVLGNDYNAVAAPTPSGSPVQVNVLHDTGSTPAPLPEDLNVTNAADTTCE; via the coding sequence ATGAGTGACGGCGACAGCCCTGGAGCTGGTGCCACACCCGACCCTCGGCGTCCCGACGAGCCGAGGTCCGACTGGGACAACCAATGGCTTACCCGATCCGGGCGGCGATCAGCGGGTGCCGCGCCGTGGGAGCGCAGTGAACCGCTCAAACGTCGGCAGTCCGAACCGGAAGCCGACGAGACGGAGGAACCCGAGGAGTCCGGGCCCGATGAGTCCGGAGGCAGCCACACCGCTGGTGTGGTCACCGTCGCCGACCTGATCGCCAAACTCAACGGCGACGGCAGCGCCCCGGCGGAGCTGACACCGAAACGCCGGCGCGCCGAGCCAGAACCGGAGCCACCCGCCCCGGAGACGGAGATCATCGAGGCGATCCGCGAACCCGTCCGTGAACCGGCCGATCCGGACCGCCAGGACACCGAGATCATCCCCGCCGCGACCAGCGCCTATGCCGCCGACCTGCCCGTCCTGGCCGAGGATCCGGGTGACCGGGTGCCGCCGTACCGGGTCGGGGACGGCGGCACCGTCGTCGCCGAGGACGAACCGCACCGGCGCCGCCGGATCATCCTGGCCGGACGCGCCGCGGCCGCGCTGCTGGCGGTGCTCGCGCTGGTGCTCACCGGCGGCGCCTGGCAGTGGCAGACGTCGAAGAACGGCCTCATGAACAGGGTGTCGGCGCTGGACCAGGAGAGCCGCGACATCGTCGATCCGAACGCACAGTTCGGCGACGAGAACTTCCTGATCGTCGGTGTGGACAGTCGCATCGGCGAGAACAGCGGCATGGGCGCGGGGACCACCGACGACGCCGCCGGCGCCAGGTCGGATACCGTGATGCTGGTCAATATCCCGGCCAACCGGAAACGCGTGGTGGCGGTGTCCTTCCCCCGCGACCTGTCCATCGATCCCATGGAGTGCGAGCCCTGGAACCCGGAGACCGGTGCCTACGGCCCGATCACCGACCCGGAGTCGCCGATGTACGGGCGCGAAACGGTCTACACCGAGTACAAACTCAACTCGGCGTACGCGGTCGGCGGGCCGAAGTGCCTGGTCAAGGTCGTGCAGAAGCTCTCGGGCCTGTCGGTGAACCGGTTCATGGCCGTCGACTTCGCCGGGTTCTCCAAGATGGTCGACGCCCTGGGCGGTGTCGAGGTCTGCAGCACCGAACCGCTGGAGGACTACGAACTCGGCACGGTGCTGCCGACCGCCGGACGCCAGATGGTCGACGGGCACACCGCGCTCAACTACGTCCGCGCCCGCCAGGTCACCACCGAGATCAACGGCGACTACGGCCGCATCAAGCGCCAGCAGCGGTTCCTGTCGTCGCTGCTGCGTTCGCTGATCTCCAAGGAGGTCTTCTTCTCGCTGTCGAAGCTCAACAACGTGGTCAACATGTTCATCGACGACAGCTACGTCGACAACATCGACACCCGTGACCTGGTGACGCTGGGCCAGTCGATCCAGGGCGTCACCGCGGGACGGATCAGCTTCGTCACCGTGCCGACCACCGGCTACGCCGACGAGTACGGCAACGAGACTCCCCGCACCGACGACATGCGTGCGCTGTTCACCGCGATCATCAACGACGATCCGCTGCCCGGGGAGAAGAACCCCGACAACACGCCCGTCCCGGGCACCCCGGAGTCGACGACGGCGGATCCCGAGGTCGCGGCGACCGAGTCCGGCGGTGCCGAACTGGTCAACGCCGTCACCACCGAACCGCAGGACGTCACCGTGCAGGTGTCGAACTCCACCGGACAGACCGGTCTGGGTGCGACGACCGCCGAGGAACTGCAGCAGTACGGCTTCAACGTCACGACCCCGGACGACTACCCGAGTGCGCTGACCGAGACGACGGTGTTCTTCTCCCCCGGTAACGAGCAGGCCGCGGCCACCGTTGCGTCGTCGTTCGCCAACCCGACCATCGAGCGGGTCAGCGGTATGGGTGACATCGTCCAGGTCGTGCTCGGCAACGACTACAACGCCGTCGCCGCGCCCACACCCAGCGGCTCACCGGTCCAGGTGAACGTGTTGCACGACACCGGCAGCACACCCGCCCCGCTGCCGGAGGATCTCAACGTCACCAACGCCGCCGACACCACCTGCGAGTGA
- the dusB gene encoding tRNA dihydrouridine synthase DusB, protein MRIGPLALPSPVVLAPMAGVTNVAFRTLCRELEVARAGTVSGLYVCEMVTARALVERHPVTMHMTAFASDESPRSLQLYTVDPATTYAAAKMIADENMADHIDMNFGCPVPKVTKRGGGAALPYKRKLFGQIVRAAVTATEGTDIPVTVKFRIGIDDAHHTHLDAGRIAAEEGAAAVALHARTAAQRYSGTADWDQIAALKAHVTAVPVLGNGDIFDADDALAMMAATGCDGVVIGRGCLGRPWLFAELSAKFTGRPLPVPPTLGEVADIIRRHGELLTDHFGEDKAMRDIRKHIAWYLHGFPAGSDLRRALALVKTRAELSELLARLDPDVPFPPAATGPRGRQGSAASVSLPEGWLTDPDDCTVPAGADVMHSGG, encoded by the coding sequence CTGCGGATCGGGCCGCTGGCATTGCCGAGCCCCGTGGTGCTGGCCCCGATGGCCGGGGTGACCAACGTCGCCTTCCGCACCCTGTGCCGTGAGCTCGAGGTGGCCAGGGCCGGCACCGTCAGCGGCCTGTACGTGTGCGAGATGGTGACCGCCCGGGCGCTGGTCGAACGCCACCCGGTCACCATGCACATGACCGCGTTCGCATCCGACGAGTCACCCCGATCGCTGCAGCTCTACACCGTCGACCCGGCCACCACCTATGCGGCGGCGAAGATGATCGCCGACGAGAACATGGCCGACCACATCGACATGAACTTCGGCTGCCCGGTGCCCAAGGTGACCAAGCGCGGCGGCGGCGCCGCGTTGCCCTACAAGCGGAAACTGTTCGGGCAGATTGTGCGCGCCGCAGTCACCGCCACAGAGGGCACGGACATCCCCGTCACGGTGAAGTTCCGGATCGGTATCGACGACGCCCACCACACCCATTTGGACGCCGGCCGCATCGCCGCCGAGGAGGGTGCGGCCGCGGTCGCCCTGCACGCCCGCACGGCGGCGCAGCGCTACTCCGGCACCGCCGACTGGGACCAGATCGCCGCGCTCAAGGCGCACGTGACGGCCGTCCCGGTCCTGGGCAACGGCGACATCTTCGACGCCGACGACGCGCTGGCGATGATGGCGGCCACCGGGTGCGACGGTGTCGTGATCGGGCGCGGCTGCCTCGGACGGCCGTGGCTGTTCGCCGAACTGTCGGCCAAGTTCACCGGCCGCCCCCTGCCGGTACCGCCCACACTCGGCGAGGTGGCCGACATCATCCGCAGGCACGGCGAACTGCTCACCGACCACTTCGGCGAGGACAAGGCCATGCGCGACATCCGCAAACACATCGCGTGGTACCTGCACGGATTCCCCGCCGGATCGGATCTGCGCCGGGCGCTCGCGCTGGTCAAGACGCGCGCAGAACTCTCCGAACTGCTCGCCCGGCTCGACCCCGACGTGCCGTTCCCACCGGCGGCGACCGGCCCGCGCGGACGGCAGGGGTCCGCCGCTTCGGTGTCCCTGCCGGAGGGCTGGCTGACCGATCCGGACGACTGCACGGTGCCGGCGGGTGCAGACGTCATGCACTCCGGAGGCTGA
- a CDS encoding acyl-ACP desaturase, translated as MHENLTDLHLLHELEPVVEKLLNRHLTMRKDWNPHDFIPWSDGKNYYALGGQDWDPEQSKLSEVAQTAMVQNLLTEDNLPSYHREIAMNMSMDGAWGQWVNRWTAEENRHGIALRDYLVVTRAVDPVQLEELRVEQMTRGFSPGQNQQGDLFAESLFDSVIYVTFQELATRVSHRNTGKACQDPVADQLLQRVSADENLHMIFYRDVSEAGFDIAPDQAMHSLHRVLRNFKMPGYTVPEFRRKAVIIAVGGVYDPRIHLDDVVMPVLKKWRIFEREDFTGEAARMRDDLGVLVEELKEACEKFETAKQKRLEREAKMAEKKTGKVLASSAS; from the coding sequence ATGCACGAAAACCTGACCGACCTGCACCTGCTTCACGAGCTGGAGCCGGTCGTCGAGAAGCTGCTCAACCGGCACCTGACCATGCGCAAGGACTGGAACCCGCACGACTTCATCCCGTGGTCGGACGGCAAGAACTACTACGCCCTCGGCGGCCAGGACTGGGATCCCGAGCAGTCGAAGCTGTCCGAGGTCGCCCAGACCGCGATGGTGCAGAACCTGCTCACCGAGGACAACCTGCCCTCGTATCACCGCGAGATCGCGATGAACATGAGCATGGACGGCGCGTGGGGCCAGTGGGTCAACCGCTGGACCGCCGAGGAGAACCGGCACGGCATCGCGCTGCGCGACTACCTCGTCGTCACCCGCGCGGTCGACCCCGTCCAGCTCGAGGAACTGCGCGTCGAGCAGATGACCCGTGGCTTCTCTCCCGGCCAGAACCAGCAGGGCGACCTCTTCGCCGAGAGCCTGTTCGACTCGGTCATCTACGTGACCTTCCAGGAACTCGCCACCCGCGTCTCGCACCGCAACACCGGCAAGGCCTGTCAGGATCCGGTCGCCGACCAGCTCCTGCAGCGGGTGTCGGCCGACGAGAACCTGCACATGATCTTCTACCGCGACGTGTCCGAGGCCGGCTTCGACATCGCGCCCGACCAGGCCATGCACTCGCTGCACCGGGTGCTGCGCAACTTCAAGATGCCCGGCTACACCGTGCCGGAGTTCCGCCGCAAGGCCGTGATCATCGCCGTCGGCGGTGTCTACGATCCGCGGATCCACCTCGACGACGTGGTGATGCCGGTGCTCAAGAAGTGGCGCATCTTCGAGCGCGAGGACTTCACCGGTGAGGCCGCCCGCATGCGCGACGACCTCGGCGTGCTGGTCGAGGAACTCAAGGAGGCCTGCGAGAAGTTCGAGACGGCCAAGCAGAAGCGTCTCGAACGCGAAGCCAAGATGGCCGAGAAGAAGACCGGAAAGGTCCTCGCGTCATCAGCGTCGTAG
- a CDS encoding TetR/AcrR family transcriptional regulator produces the protein MSSGQRRGRWSGVPLQDRQALRRDELVTAGVKLLGGEGGPALTVRAVCREAGLTERYFYESFVDRDEFVRAAYDDVCSRAMSALMTAETPRDAVERFVKLMVDDPTRGRVLLLAPASEPVLTQSGAAWMPNFIELVQHKLTRITDPAIQAMVATGLIGALTALFTAYLDGRLSATREQFIDYCVDMLLSRVASH, from the coding sequence GTGTCTTCCGGTCAACGACGCGGACGCTGGTCCGGGGTCCCCCTGCAGGACCGCCAGGCGCTGCGCCGCGACGAACTCGTCACCGCGGGCGTCAAGCTGCTCGGCGGCGAGGGCGGCCCGGCGCTGACCGTGCGGGCCGTCTGCCGCGAGGCCGGCCTGACCGAACGCTACTTCTACGAGAGCTTCGTCGACCGCGACGAATTCGTCCGCGCCGCCTACGACGACGTCTGCTCGCGGGCGATGTCGGCCCTGATGACCGCCGAGACGCCGCGCGACGCCGTCGAACGGTTCGTGAAGTTGATGGTCGACGACCCGACGCGGGGTCGGGTCCTGCTGCTGGCGCCCGCCTCCGAGCCGGTGCTCACCCAGTCGGGCGCGGCGTGGATGCCCAACTTCATCGAGCTGGTGCAGCACAAGCTCACCCGCATCACCGATCCGGCCATCCAGGCGATGGTCGCCACCGGGCTGATCGGCGCGCTGACCGCGCTTTTCACCGCCTACCTCGACGGCAGGCTCAGCGCCACCCGCGAACAGTTCATCGACTACTGCGTCGACATGCTGCTCAGCCGGGTCGCCAGCCACTGA
- a CDS encoding oxygenase MpaB family protein, with the protein MSQDTSAVPDAATESAPVASGCPVTSGGYDGPPPLGPDSLTWKLFGDWRGLLQGPWAGSMQNMHPQLGAAVQEHSIFFMERMPRLLRSLYPIGGVVFDGDRAPQTGAEVRDYHIGIKGVDDQGRRYSALNPDVFYWAHSTFFMGTILTAERFGDGLTEDEKRQLFDEHITWYRMYGMSMRPVPETWEEFQAYWDHMCRNVLENNWAAREVLDLSTMPKHPSLQWIPDWMWRLNLKVLGPFAVWVTVGLYDPPVRELMGYSWSRRDEWLHRLFGRVVNLTFKMLPERRRYHPRARSGWDREAGRLPADHPIVHTPARNLPPVEYRDSPMHYSPKV; encoded by the coding sequence GTGAGTCAAGATACTTCTGCGGTACCCGACGCGGCCACCGAATCCGCCCCTGTGGCCAGTGGATGTCCGGTGACATCGGGTGGTTACGACGGCCCACCGCCGCTGGGACCCGATTCGCTGACCTGGAAGCTGTTCGGTGACTGGCGCGGCCTGCTCCAGGGTCCGTGGGCCGGCTCGATGCAGAACATGCATCCCCAACTCGGCGCCGCCGTGCAGGAGCACTCGATCTTCTTCATGGAGCGGATGCCGCGGCTGCTGCGCTCGCTGTATCCGATCGGCGGGGTGGTGTTCGACGGGGACCGCGCGCCGCAGACCGGCGCGGAGGTGCGCGACTATCACATCGGCATCAAGGGCGTCGACGATCAGGGGCGCCGCTACAGCGCGCTGAACCCCGACGTCTTCTACTGGGCGCACTCCACGTTCTTCATGGGCACGATCCTGACCGCCGAGCGCTTCGGCGACGGCCTCACCGAGGACGAGAAGCGTCAGCTGTTCGATGAGCACATCACCTGGTACCGGATGTACGGGATGAGCATGCGCCCGGTGCCGGAGACGTGGGAGGAGTTCCAGGCGTATTGGGACCACATGTGCCGCAACGTGTTGGAGAACAACTGGGCGGCGCGCGAAGTGCTCGACCTGTCGACCATGCCGAAACATCCGTCGCTGCAATGGATTCCGGACTGGATGTGGAGGCTGAACCTCAAGGTGCTCGGACCGTTCGCGGTCTGGGTGACCGTGGGCCTGTACGACCCGCCGGTGCGGGAACTGATGGGCTACAGCTGGTCGCGACGCGACGAGTGGTTGCACCGGCTGTTCGGCCGTGTGGTCAACCTGACGTTCAAGATGCTGCCCGAGCGCAGGCGCTACCACCCGCGTGCCCGCTCCGGCTGGGACCGCGAGGCCGGGCGGCTGCCTGCCGACCATCCGATCGTGCACACCCCGGCGCGCAACCTGCCGCCGGTCGAGTACCGCGACAGCCCCATGCACTACAGCCCGAAGGTCTGA
- a CDS encoding group I truncated hemoglobin — MTTIYEQIGGAEALEGVVEDFYGRVLADEQLSGFFTGTNMARLKGRQVEFFAAALGGPEPYTGAPMRQVHQGRGITMHHFNLVAGHLADALHAAGVPEALVGQIIGAVAPLADEIATARTA, encoded by the coding sequence ATGACCACGATCTACGAGCAGATCGGCGGCGCCGAGGCACTCGAGGGCGTCGTCGAGGACTTCTACGGCCGTGTGCTGGCCGACGAACAGCTGAGCGGGTTCTTCACGGGCACCAACATGGCCCGGCTCAAGGGGAGGCAGGTGGAGTTCTTCGCCGCCGCGCTCGGTGGGCCGGAGCCGTACACCGGTGCGCCGATGCGGCAGGTCCATCAGGGCCGCGGCATCACCATGCACCATTTCAACCTGGTGGCCGGCCATCTCGCCGACGCGCTGCACGCGGCCGGTGTGCCGGAAGCTCTTGTCGGGCAGATCATCGGGGCGGTCGCCCCACTTGCCGACGAGATCGCCACCGCGCGCACCGCGTGA
- a CDS encoding TetR/AcrR family transcriptional regulator yields the protein MSVTTEVPSAVEDRNNFRQRLLDALEESIAEDGYQKTTVADIVRRARTSRRTFYENFDSREACFLALLAEAYAGQVQQISAAVDPHSPWQAQVRQAIEAWISSAEARSALMLSATRDLPALGAAAHDLQRGVMENFIGMVQALGDTDEFHSAGIGPVSRPRVVMLLGGLRELTAITVEDGGRMSDITDEAVAASIALLRPDGTHRV from the coding sequence ATGAGCGTGACGACCGAGGTGCCCAGCGCGGTGGAGGACAGGAACAACTTCCGCCAGCGTCTCCTCGACGCGCTCGAGGAGTCCATCGCCGAGGACGGCTACCAGAAGACCACCGTCGCCGACATCGTGCGGCGCGCCCGCACGTCGCGGCGCACGTTCTACGAGAACTTCGACAGTCGCGAAGCCTGTTTTCTGGCCCTGCTCGCCGAGGCCTACGCGGGTCAGGTCCAGCAGATCTCCGCCGCCGTCGACCCGCACTCGCCGTGGCAGGCGCAGGTGCGGCAGGCCATCGAGGCGTGGATCTCCTCGGCGGAGGCGCGCTCGGCGTTGATGTTGAGCGCCACCCGCGACCTGCCGGCCCTCGGGGCCGCGGCCCACGATCTGCAGCGCGGGGTGATGGAGAACTTCATCGGCATGGTGCAGGCACTCGGGGACACCGACGAATTCCACTCCGCGGGCATCGGGCCGGTCTCACGTCCGCGGGTGGTCATGTTGCTCGGCGGTCTGCGCGAACTGACCGCCATCACCGTCGAGGACGGCGGCCGGATGAGCGACATCACCGACGAGGCCGTCGCCGCCTCGATCGCGCTGCTGCGGCCCGACGGCACCCACAGGGTCTGA
- a CDS encoding TetR/AcrR family transcriptional regulator, protein MVRPAQTARSERTREALRQAALVRFLAQGVEDTSAEQIAADAGVSLRTFYRHFTSKHDLLFADYDAGLQWFRAALAGRSPDESIIESVHSAILEFPYDADAVTKIAALRAEELDQGRIVRHIRQVEADFAEAVEEHLTRDRAPAAGSDERLRATVMARCIAAAVFGAMEMWMEDDPRSLPELSRLCRTALESLEFRQY, encoded by the coding sequence ATGGTCCGGCCCGCGCAGACCGCGCGCAGCGAACGCACCCGAGAGGCCCTACGTCAGGCCGCGCTCGTGCGGTTCCTCGCCCAGGGCGTCGAGGACACCTCGGCCGAGCAGATCGCCGCCGACGCCGGGGTCTCACTGCGCACCTTCTACCGGCACTTCACGTCCAAACACGATCTGCTGTTCGCCGACTACGACGCCGGCCTGCAGTGGTTCCGGGCCGCCCTCGCGGGCCGGTCACCCGACGAGTCGATCATCGAGTCGGTGCATTCGGCGATCCTCGAATTTCCCTACGACGCCGACGCGGTGACCAAGATCGCCGCCCTGCGCGCCGAAGAACTCGACCAGGGCCGCATCGTCCGGCACATCCGCCAGGTCGAGGCCGACTTCGCCGAGGCGGTCGAGGAGCATCTGACCCGCGACCGCGCACCGGCGGCCGGCAGCGACGAGCGGTTGCGGGCGACGGTCATGGCCCGTTGCATTGCCGCCGCGGTCTTCGGGGCGATGGAGATGTGGATGGAAGACGACCCGCGCTCGCTCCCGGAGCTGTCCAGGCTCTGCCGCACCGCACTCGAGAGCCTCGAGTTTCGTCAATATTGA
- a CDS encoding phytoene desaturase family protein, which yields MPDFDVVVIGAGHNGLTAAALLQRSGLRTVCLEAKRYAGGMASTVELFDGYRFEIAGSLQFPTSATVSRELGLDELPTVDLEVMSVSLRGVGDAPVVYYTDPMRMLTHLDEVHGADAVAGMAGLMAWSQGPTRALGRFDAERPPRSLDEMYACAATPFERAAITDMLFGSVSDVLDRYLPDREKHGALRGMLAFLAVNTTYRGPATPGSAAALAFGLAVPDENAALMKKLRGGIGALTDHLCRLFTEAGGEVRLRSKVARIAVADGRVSGVALEDGTTLTAHTVVSAVAPDLTVTALLDPDAVTADLRDRFARIDHRGSYLQMHFALDAAPTFAAPYEMLNDPEMQAAIGLFSTPEELQSQWEDCRRGVVPADPAIALQIPSAHDPTLAPPGKHAASAFALWFPVETDHARYGEMKTEMGRRVIEKITRIAPDFADLITRHTTFTPRHMGTMFGAPGGDYCHGLIHPEQMGPNRPGPKGYVDQPLPVDGLYLASAGCHGGPGITFIPGYNAARQALTDLG from the coding sequence ATGCCGGACTTCGACGTGGTCGTCATCGGCGCCGGGCACAACGGGCTCACCGCGGCGGCCCTTCTGCAGCGGTCAGGACTGCGCACCGTCTGCCTGGAGGCCAAGCGGTACGCCGGCGGGATGGCCTCGACCGTCGAACTGTTCGACGGGTACCGCTTCGAGATCGCCGGCTCCCTGCAGTTCCCGACGTCGGCGACGGTCAGCCGCGAACTCGGCCTCGACGAACTGCCCACCGTCGACCTCGAGGTGATGTCGGTGTCGCTGCGCGGCGTCGGCGACGCCCCGGTCGTCTACTACACCGATCCGATGCGGATGCTGACCCACCTCGACGAGGTGCACGGCGCCGACGCCGTCGCCGGGATGGCCGGTCTGATGGCGTGGAGTCAGGGGCCGACGCGGGCTCTCGGCCGGTTCGACGCCGAGCGCCCGCCCAGATCGCTCGACGAGATGTACGCCTGTGCCGCAACCCCGTTCGAACGCGCCGCGATCACCGACATGCTGTTCGGGTCGGTCAGCGACGTACTGGACCGCTATCTGCCCGACCGTGAGAAACACGGCGCGCTGCGCGGCATGCTGGCGTTCCTCGCCGTCAACACCACCTACCGCGGGCCCGCGACGCCGGGCAGTGCGGCGGCGCTGGCCTTCGGCCTGGCCGTGCCGGACGAGAACGCCGCGCTGATGAAGAAACTGCGCGGCGGGATCGGCGCCCTCACCGACCACCTGTGCCGCCTGTTCACCGAGGCCGGCGGAGAGGTCCGGCTGCGCAGCAAGGTCGCGCGGATCGCGGTCGCCGACGGGCGCGTCTCCGGTGTCGCGCTCGAGGACGGGACAACGCTCACCGCGCACACGGTCGTCTCGGCCGTCGCCCCCGACCTCACCGTGACCGCACTGCTCGACCCCGACGCCGTAACCGCCGACCTCCGTGACCGCTTCGCACGCATCGACCACCGGGGCAGCTATCTGCAGATGCACTTCGCGCTGGACGCCGCCCCCACCTTCGCCGCACCGTACGAGATGCTCAACGATCCCGAGATGCAGGCGGCCATTGGGCTGTTCAGCACGCCGGAGGAGCTGCAGAGCCAGTGGGAGGACTGCCGGCGCGGTGTGGTGCCGGCCGACCCCGCGATCGCGCTGCAGATCCCCTCGGCGCACGATCCCACGCTCGCGCCGCCCGGTAAGCACGCCGCGTCGGCGTTCGCGCTGTGGTTCCCCGTCGAGACCGACCACGCCCGCTACGGGGAGATGAAGACCGAGATGGGCCGGCGGGTGATCGAGAAGATCACCCGCATCGCACCGGATTTCGCCGACCTCATCACCCGGCACACCACGTTCACCCCACGCCACATGGGGACGATGTTCGGGGCGCCGGGCGGCGACTACTGCCATGGCCTGATCCACCCCGAGCAGATGGGCCCGAACCGGCCCGGCCCGAAAGGGTATGTGGATCAACCGCTTCCGGTCGACGGCCTCTACCTGGCCAGTGCCGGATGCCACGGCGGGCCGGGCATCACGTTCATCCCCGGCTACAACGCCGCGCGTCAGGCGCTGACCGACCTGGGCTGA
- a CDS encoding WS/DGAT/MGAT family O-acyltransferase, with product MKLISPTDSMFLLVESREHPMHVGGLQLFEPPDGISGADFLREIHQAMVEQTDFQETFRKHPGTVLGGVANLAWAVDEDVDLDYHLRRSALPSPGRVRELLELTSRLHGTLLDRHRPLWEAHLVEGLSDGRFAVYVKFHHALIDGVSALKLTQRTLSTDPEDPEVRVPWNLPPKRRTREPESKSLLRSVTDRVGSVAALAPSTFGLARAALLEQQLQLPFGAPKTMFNVPIGGARRVAAQSWPLERIRSVKRATGATVNDVILAMCAGALRFYLTEQNALPAAPLIAMVPVSLRTEAEADSGGNMTGVVLCNLATDDDDPARRLDTISLSMRRNKQVFSQLPRVQQLALSASMIAPLGLGAVPGFVSTAPPPFNIVISNVPGNQEPMYWRGARLDGNYPFSIALDGQALNITMANNGDNLDFGLVGARGSVPHLQRLLGHLEDSLKELEVAVGV from the coding sequence ATGAAGCTGATCTCGCCGACCGATTCGATGTTCTTGCTCGTCGAGTCGCGGGAGCATCCCATGCATGTCGGCGGGCTGCAGTTGTTCGAACCGCCGGACGGCATCTCGGGTGCGGACTTCCTGCGCGAGATCCACCAGGCGATGGTGGAGCAGACCGATTTCCAGGAGACGTTCCGCAAGCATCCGGGCACGGTGCTCGGCGGGGTCGCCAACCTCGCCTGGGCCGTCGACGAGGACGTCGACCTGGACTACCACCTGCGCCGGTCGGCGCTGCCGTCGCCGGGACGGGTGCGCGAGCTGCTGGAGCTGACGTCGCGGCTGCACGGCACGCTGCTCGACCGGCACCGCCCCCTGTGGGAGGCCCACCTGGTCGAAGGGCTCAGCGACGGACGCTTCGCGGTGTACGTGAAGTTCCACCATGCCCTCATCGACGGGGTGTCGGCGCTCAAGCTGACCCAGCGCACGCTGTCGACCGATCCGGAAGACCCGGAGGTCCGGGTGCCGTGGAACCTGCCGCCGAAGCGGCGCACCCGCGAACCGGAGTCGAAGTCGCTGCTGCGCAGCGTCACCGACCGCGTGGGTTCGGTTGCCGCGCTTGCCCCTTCGACGTTCGGCCTGGCGCGTGCGGCGTTGCTCGAGCAACAACTCCAGCTGCCGTTCGGTGCGCCGAAGACGATGTTCAACGTCCCGATCGGCGGCGCCCGCCGGGTGGCGGCGCAGTCGTGGCCGCTGGAGCGCATCCGCTCGGTCAAACGGGCCACCGGCGCGACGGTCAACGACGTCATCCTCGCGATGTGCGCCGGTGCGCTGCGGTTCTACCTCACCGAACAGAACGCGCTCCCGGCTGCGCCGCTCATCGCGATGGTGCCGGTGAGCCTGCGCACCGAGGCGGAGGCCGACTCGGGCGGGAACATGACCGGCGTCGTGCTGTGCAACCTCGCCACCGACGACGACGATCCGGCCCGCCGCCTCGACACCATCAGCCTGTCGATGCGCAGGAACAAGCAGGTGTTCTCCCAGTTGCCGCGGGTGCAGCAGCTGGCGCTGTCGGCGTCGATGATCGCGCCCCTGGGCCTCGGGGCGGTGCCCGGCTTCGTCTCGACCGCTCCCCCGCCGTTCAACATCGTGATCTCCAATGTGCCGGGCAACCAGGAGCCGATGTACTGGCGCGGCGCCCGCCTCGACGGGAACTACCCGTTCTCCATCGCCCTCGACGGCCAGGCGCTCAACATCACGATGGCCAACAACGGGGACAACCTGGACTTCGGGCTGGTCGGCGCCCGCGGCAGCGTGCCTCACCTGCAGCGGCTGCTCGGCCACCTCGAGGATTCGCTCAAGGAACTCGAGGTCGCCGTCGGGGTGTGA